TTCCCCATGGATCCTTTATAGCTTATCTTGGGCCTGAGGCAGTTGAAAAATTAAAAGTGAAGTATTTCGGTAACAAGCAAATCTTGGAGTGGGAATCTGATCGAAAACTTGAACGAGAATGGTTACTTGGCGCTGGACTGAAAATGCCCAGGATTTTTAGTAATCCCAAAGAAATTGATAGAAGTGTCATTGTGAAATTTCACGGTGCAAAAGGCGGAAAGGGCTATTTTATTGCAAACAGTGAAACGGATTTCAAGCAAAAAATCAAGGGCCATCATGAGGAGACGTATATTATCCAGGAGTATATCATTGGTGTTCCGATCTATGTCCATTATTTTTATTCGCCGTTGACTGATACGGTTGAAATTATGGGCTTTGATAAGCGTTATGAAAGTAATGTTGATTCCTTAGGCAGAATAAGTGCTCGAGATCAGATTGCTTTAGCCAAAGTAGATCCCTCCTATGTTATTGTTGGTAATATCCCCTTAGTTGTTCGTGAATCATTCCTTCCTCAGCTTTTGGCAATGGGAGAGCAGGTAGTTGCTGAGAGTAAAAAAATCGCTCCTCCGGGACTTATCGGTCCTTTCTGTCTTGAGACCATCTTTACCCCTCAGGAGGAAATATTTGTCTTTGAAATCAGTGCACGAATTGTCGCAGGGACAAATCCTTACATGAATGGATCTCCATATACCGTGTTGCTCTATGACGAGCCCATGAGTACCGGAAGAAGAATTGCCCGGGAGATTAAACTGGCAATACATGCTAACAAGCTGTCTGCTATCCTCCATTGATGTTGATAGTCCAATCCGTTGCAATGCACGGTAAGACTTACTTTGTTGAAAACAAACAGAGGTGTTTCCATGAAACCAAAATTAGATGATGAGAACCAAGATGAGGAAGAGCTTGCAGACGATGATGAGGATATCTATACGGAAGAAGGAATTGAGGAACTGGAAGAAGATGATGAACTCTCACCCCAAGAAGCGGGCTTTATGGAAGGTGCAAAA
The Candidatus Woesearchaeota archaeon genome window above contains:
- a CDS encoding formate--phosphoribosylaminoimidazolecarboxamide ligase gives rise to the protein MPYKIATIGSHSALQILKGAKDEGFSTIVICKKQATKVYRQFRVADSFLEVDSYTDFLKLEDHLIKENAIIIPHGSFIAYLGPEAVEKLKVKYFGNKQILEWESDRKLEREWLLGAGLKMPRIFSNPKEIDRSVIVKFHGAKGGKGYFIANSETDFKQKIKGHHEETYIIQEYIIGVPIYVHYFYSPLTDTVEIMGFDKRYESNVDSLGRISARDQIALAKVDPSYVIVGNIPLVVRESFLPQLLAMGEQVVAESKKIAPPGLIGPFCLETIFTPQEEIFVFEISARIVAGTNPYMNGSPYTVLLYDEPMSTGRRIAREIKLAIHANKLSAILH